In Gossypium hirsutum isolate 1008001.06 chromosome D06, Gossypium_hirsutum_v2.1, whole genome shotgun sequence, one genomic interval encodes:
- the LOC107940723 gene encoding uncharacterized protein, which produces MMEIFKTPNPCLLLCLVVLCFTIPIALTKAEATTTSLPENEANNAEPVSNNAPFAKLVGNNGKQSQLGYQQQKDPNYPQQGINQPLSSGLNQPYSATNQPYSAGFNQPFSSISQPFGGTNQRGSMENVAFENGVKKEKTGIPSVALVCLFTLMVCFGF; this is translated from the coding sequence aTGATGGAAATATTCAAAACCCCAAATCCCTGTCTCCTTTTATGTCTTGTGGTACTCTGTTTCACTATCCCAATCGCATTAACCAAGGCAGAAGCAACTACAACCAGCCTCCCTGAAAACGAAGCGAACAATGCTGAACCTGTGAGCAACAATGCTCCATTTGCTAAACTTGTTGGGAACAACGGGAAACAATCCCAACTGGGTTATCAACAGCAGAAAGACCCAAACTATCCACAACAAGGCATTAACCAGCCACTATCGTCAGGGTTGAACCAGCCGTATTCGGCTACGAACCAGCCTTACTCTGCCGGGTTTAATCAGCCGTTTTCTAGTATCAGTCAGCCATTTGGGGGCACCAACCAAAGGGGCTCAATGGAAAACGTTGCTTTCGAAAATGGGGTTAAAAAGGAGAAGACTGGGATTCCAAGTGTTGCCTTGGTTTGTCTATTTACATTGATGGTTTGCTTTGGGTTTTAG